One part of the Solanum dulcamara chromosome 3, daSolDulc1.2, whole genome shotgun sequence genome encodes these proteins:
- the LOC129881979 gene encoding uncharacterized protein LOC129881979, which produces MVGDHVCLGVSPMKGVMRFRRKVKLNPRFIGPFKILARVGEVAYKLALPPSLSAVHNVFHIFMLRKYVSDESHVLPLDSVELGPDLTFEEEPIAILDRKVRKLRIKEIASVKVQWKHCSVGEATYEMEADIRARFPYLFEALGCELDLLDLLIFSTIFEAIISNVEVSVTSI; this is translated from the exons atggtgggtgatcatgTTTGTCTtggagtgtcgcccatgaagggtgtgatgcggtTCAGAAGAAAGGTCAAGCTAAACCCTcgattcattggcccatttAAGATTTTGGCGCGAGTGGGAGAGGTAGCTTAtaaattggccttaccacctagcttatcggctGTGCATAATGTGTTTCATATTTTTATGCTCCGGAAGTATGTTtcggatgagtcccatgtgttaCCACTTGATtcagtggagttgggtccagacctgacatttgaggaggagcctatagccaTTCTAGATAGGAAGGTCCGTAAGCTTAGAAttaaggagatagcttcagtgaaggtacaatggaagcacTGTTCAGTCGGAGAGGCGACTTATGAGATGGAGGCTGATATACGTGCTAGATTTCCCTATCTTTTTGAGGCTTTag gttgtgagctcgACCTTCTTGATCTCCTAATATTTTCTACCATATtcgaggctatcatctcgaaTGTTGAGGTatctgttacatccatctag